Part of the Hirundo rustica isolate bHirRus1 chromosome 3, bHirRus1.pri.v3, whole genome shotgun sequence genome, TTCCTGGTGTCTTTTCACGTGATCACAAGCAAGACATGCATGTGATTCCCAGAACCTAGGAAGATGCACTGAAAAATCCTTCTTCCAGTTGAAATAACTAAGATACATCTTGTTATTTTTGTCAAGCATCAGAAGATATTCTGCCAGCTCTCTAGGGGAGAGAAAATCTTCCACATGTATGAAAGAGTCTGCTGGAATGTAATTCTCATAATTTTCTCTGGAAGGGCCCAGTACAACTGGTACTGATCCAGCCAGAAGAGCATTGTAAAGTTTCTCAGTAATGTAATCTTTGTGGATtgaattttcaaaggaaaggtAGAATTTGCACGTGGAGATAGTTGGGATCAAGTTTTTATCATTGACGTAGTCTCCGAAGGCTTGTCCATAGGTGTGGATTTCAATGTATTTGCTAAGCTCGTTGTAATACTTGACTCGAGCGTGCTCAGGGTTCCAGTTACTTACAACCCAACAGACCAAGTTTTCCTTACTTGGTACTTCAAATGTGAAGGAACTCGTACCAACCATCATGAAGCCATAAGGCACCTGGATATCTGAATCACGCCGATAAGTCAGGGTCAGGTTGAAAAGGTGTTCAATGCCACTCTTTTGTGGAGTATGGGTTGGAGACTCCAAGTTCATCCAAATCCACTTCTGGAATGGTGGCCTGGCTTGCTGAGGTAAATTAGCCAGATCCCAGCTAATGTCTCTGTGATGAATGAGAACAGCATGGGATCTGTTATATAGCGAGCGGTCAATAGTCAGATGGCACCCAGGAATATTGAACATCGTTTGGCAGGAGGTTAGATCGAATGTCTGACCAAATGGCCAAACCCAGATCAAAACAGTAGTTTCATTGAGATTATCagctttggaagaaaagaagttCTTCATTTTCAACACTGAACTGGCTGATTCTATGGGACCAGAAATCCAGCTATTTGTTGGCTTgatataaattaatataaatgcCATGAAACAACCAAGGATAAtgaagataataaaaaatggcCGGAAAATTCCCTTAGATGTCGATGTCATAATTtgctctgagaaaaaaagaggaagagaaagagagaaaataatatcAGGTGTTAAATTATGTATATATATCCTGTTAAAACAGACACCACAATAGATAGAACTTCAATATCAGTGAACTGCAACCTCAGAAACTTTGAATGGAGAGGGCATGGGTTCTTGCACACTATGGCAAAGTGGTAATATTTATCTTCTTCACATTAAAAGCTCACTGGCAAATTAAAAGCAGGATTTTAATATGTCTCATACTTGGTGAATCAGTATATATTAAGAAGTTTTTTTGCTTAGAATGTAGGCCAAGCATTTGGAACACAGAAGACAGACAAAATTACCCTTTAATTCTATCCTTGTGTCTGCATAAAGGATAACATGCTGCTGatttgttgcatttttatttgtgtgaaTATGGAGGACATAGGATTAGAGAATTGAAAAAAGGAAGGGACTAGAACTTTAACTGTGTAACAAATAAGACTCTTATTAGAAAACTAGTTCATGTCTGGTGGCTACATAGAGATGAACATTCGTGCCTTCCCCAGGGGACTCCTAAAATACCTAGAGTAGGAAGCACAAAGAAAGGGTTTCCCTATCCAGCCACATATCTCATGTATTTCccacataaagaaaaataaagaggaatCAATAAAAAGATGTTCCTGTGTATTTCATTATGTTTTCATGTGTTGCAAATtagaaaaagtagaaatatgCTGCATTGTGTGgtatccttttttttctatgGGGAGATAGGGCTGAGGAGTTCATAGTGCTTCCATTGTCCTTGCTCTGGTTGTTTCCTCCTGAGAGAAATGATCCATCTCTTTCCAGAACTATTCTTCCATGTGGTTCTTGCAAAACCTAACAAAGTTAGGAGTTGTTAATTGCTAACGTTTGATCCTGGATGTAGCCCTAGAAATCACAGATGTTCTAAACCTAAAAAAGTTAACCATGCAGCACCATAACAcacaagggaaaaggaagagaagtcAGCTAGTAGAAAAAAAGTGTTCTGAATATACTGGCACACTATAGATTCTACAGTGAGGTTgcaattactgtaatttttgtCTGACTTTCTTTTGCTGcatatttttcaattatttgtgttttgttatCTTGGCTAGAGAGCACCACAAATTTTTTATAATAACCTAATGACTTCACCCCCATacatagaaaaaatataatataatataatataatataatataatataatataatataatataatatataaagtataataaatataatataatataataaatataatataatataatataatataatataatataatataatataatataatataatataatataatataatataatataatataatataatattatattatattatatatatatatatataaattgaAAGCAGATTTTAGGCCTTTTAAAGCACTTTCATAGCTCATCTCTTCCTATCTATGAAATAAGTGgctaaattaaaaatgaagacatGGTGGAATGTGATTCAGAGGTTCACTGATAGCACAACTTTGCTGCCTTTGTGAGCATAAAAACTGATGTGTGAGTGTAGCACTACAGTTACAACAGAATGTTTTCACATCCATTGttgatgaaaggaaaaaggagagaacaTCATGCTTAGCTTTACTCTAGCACTGTATCTTGAAAAAAGGTAATTTGCCACAATATTTCCCCTGGTTTTGGGGAGATGGATGGTTttaattctggttttaattATAGTGGTGGGTTAACCTTGTCTGGCTGTCAGACCCACCCAGCCACTCTCTTACTATCTCTGCTCTACaaaatatgggaagaaaataagatgaaagTCTCATGGGTTGAAGTAAAGAACAGAAAGGTCACTTACCAGTTACTTTTGCAGGCTAAACAGGCTAATTTTTATtgccatttaaaattaatagattTATGTAGTAAGAAACAAtgacaaatattaaaataaattttcctccTCATCTTCTTCACAGGCTCAGCTTCCTGCTTCATTCCCAACTCCTATACCTCCTACCTGCCCCTGAGCAGTGCAGGGGGATAGGGAAAGGAGGTTTGTGATGAGTCCACAGCTATTCCTCTTGGCTGCTCTTTCCTCCTCATACATTTCCCTTCCTCCAAAATGAGTCCTTCCTATGGGATAGTtccttcaggggaaaaaaacccaacaacttaGCTACTGAGTGGGCTGTCCATGGGACACTGCTCCTTCAGGACACATGTTCCTGCTCTGACCTGGGGTCCTCCCCAGGttaccatgggctgcaggggaatctttGCTCTAGTGCCTGGAGCACATCCTCCTATCCTTCCTCTCTCACCTAGGTACTCACAAGGTTGTTTCTCGTGTTTTCCCCCTCATTCTCCACTCCTTGTGCCTTTCTTAAATATACTTTCCCAGAGGTGCCATCATCTTGGCTGCAGGGCTTAGCCATGCCCTTTGGTGGATGTGTTGGAATATGCTGGAATTGGCATGGGGTGGCCCTGGCCACTCTTTGGAGAGGCTGTCTGGCACAAACACCTCCtacaattatataaaatatatgctgTGCTGAGTCTGGTGCTTTTGTCTGGGCCCTTTTTATGAAGGACATAGTTTTGCAGGCACTCTCTGCTTTCAGCATAATGATTCTGAGGGGAGTAAAGGAGGGGAACTGCGTGTCCATGGCTTTTCCACTTATCCTCACCAGTTTAAAtccttctgaaagaaaaacaaggcttTACAGCAATATAATATTGGCTTTTTTAGCCTATGTTGATTGTTGCTGGACAATATGTCTAGAAGGAAGGTTATGACCTATGAGAGCCTAAGACTGCTTCCTTGCCTTACTGTGGGGAAAATGAGAA contains:
- the FUT9 gene encoding 4-galactosyl-N-acetylglucosaminide 3-alpha-L-fucosyltransferase 9 isoform X3 — encoded protein: MLYKEEQIMTSTSKGIFRPFFIIFIILGCFMAFILIYIKPTNSWISGPIESASSVLKMKNFFSSKADNLNETTVLIWVWPFGQTFDLTSCQTMFNIPGCHLTIDRSLYNRSHAVLIHHRDISWDLANLPQQARPPFQKWIWMNLESPTHTPQKSGIEHLFNLTLTYRRDSDIQVPYGFMMVGTSSFTFEVPSKENLVCWVVSNWNPEHARVKYYNELSKYIEIHTYGQAFGDYVNDKNLIPTISTCKFYLSFENSIHKDYITEKLYNALLAGSVPVVLGPSRENYENYIPADSFIHVEDFLSPRELAEYLLMLDKNNKMYLSYFNWKKDFSVHLPRFWESHACLACDHVKRHQEYKSIGNLEKWFWN
- the FUT9 gene encoding 4-galactosyl-N-acetylglucosaminide 3-alpha-L-fucosyltransferase 9 isoform X4; the encoded protein is MTSTSKGIFRPFFIIFIILGCFMAFILIYIKPTNSWISGPIESASSVLKMKNFFSSKADNLNETTVLIWVWPFGQTFDLTSCQTMFNIPGCHLTIDRSLYNRSHAVLIHHRDISWDLANLPQQARPPFQKWIWMNLESPTHTPQKSGIEHLFNLTLTYRRDSDIQVPYGFMMVGTSSFTFEVPSKENLVCWVVSNWNPEHARVKYYNELSKYIEIHTYGQAFGDYVNDKNLIPTISTCKFYLSFENSIHKDYITEKLYNALLAGSVPVVLGPSRENYENYIPADSFIHVEDFLSPRELAEYLLMLDKNNKMYLSYFNWKKDFSVHLPRFWESHACLACDHVKRHQEYKSIGNLEKWFWN
- the FUT9 gene encoding 4-galactosyl-N-acetylglucosaminide 3-alpha-L-fucosyltransferase 9 isoform X2 gives rise to the protein MKLMYSRMHHRWKILSPQPQCSEQIMTSTSKGIFRPFFIIFIILGCFMAFILIYIKPTNSWISGPIESASSVLKMKNFFSSKADNLNETTVLIWVWPFGQTFDLTSCQTMFNIPGCHLTIDRSLYNRSHAVLIHHRDISWDLANLPQQARPPFQKWIWMNLESPTHTPQKSGIEHLFNLTLTYRRDSDIQVPYGFMMVGTSSFTFEVPSKENLVCWVVSNWNPEHARVKYYNELSKYIEIHTYGQAFGDYVNDKNLIPTISTCKFYLSFENSIHKDYITEKLYNALLAGSVPVVLGPSRENYENYIPADSFIHVEDFLSPRELAEYLLMLDKNNKMYLSYFNWKKDFSVHLPRFWESHACLACDHVKRHQEYKSIGNLEKWFWN
- the FUT9 gene encoding 4-galactosyl-N-acetylglucosaminide 3-alpha-L-fucosyltransferase 9 isoform X1 yields the protein MEDFVSTATMFWMAVVVAPLPSAPTSCHIAAHLIRTRQQCSTSRWDTASIQGQQIRHWCLNIQQIMTSTSKGIFRPFFIIFIILGCFMAFILIYIKPTNSWISGPIESASSVLKMKNFFSSKADNLNETTVLIWVWPFGQTFDLTSCQTMFNIPGCHLTIDRSLYNRSHAVLIHHRDISWDLANLPQQARPPFQKWIWMNLESPTHTPQKSGIEHLFNLTLTYRRDSDIQVPYGFMMVGTSSFTFEVPSKENLVCWVVSNWNPEHARVKYYNELSKYIEIHTYGQAFGDYVNDKNLIPTISTCKFYLSFENSIHKDYITEKLYNALLAGSVPVVLGPSRENYENYIPADSFIHVEDFLSPRELAEYLLMLDKNNKMYLSYFNWKKDFSVHLPRFWESHACLACDHVKRHQEYKSIGNLEKWFWN